In Pseudothermotoga hypogea DSM 11164 = NBRC 106472, the following are encoded in one genomic region:
- the metK gene encoding methionine adenosyltransferase has protein sequence MKRLFTSESVTEGHPDKLADQISDAILDAILQQDPNARVAVETLVTTGLAVVAGEVTTEAYVDIQDIVRRTILDVGYTRAKYGFDGETCGVLTSIHNQSPDIAIGVNKALEAREKNHLEDEYDKIGAGDQGMMFGYATNETPEYMPLPIVLAHKLAMKLAEVRKKKIVPFLRPDGKTQVTIEYDENWKPVRVDTVLISAQHEPDVTINELREALIEHVIRPTIPQQYWSDEIKILVNPTGRFVLGGPSADTGLTGRKIIVDTYGGWVPHGGGAFSGKDPTKVDRSAHYMARYVAKNVVAAGLADRFLIQVAYAIGKARPVSLMIDTFGTAKVEEEKLKKIILEVFDFRPLAIIEKLDLRRPIYRKTAAYGHFGRNDPDFTWEKLDAVDELKRYFNM, from the coding sequence ATGAAGAGGTTGTTCACAAGCGAGAGTGTCACAGAAGGTCACCCGGACAAGCTGGCAGATCAGATATCGGATGCGATCTTGGACGCAATCTTGCAGCAGGATCCCAACGCAAGGGTTGCGGTTGAGACTCTCGTTACAACGGGTTTGGCCGTCGTGGCAGGAGAGGTCACAACCGAGGCATACGTGGACATACAGGACATCGTGAGACGCACTATTCTCGACGTCGGTTACACGAGGGCAAAGTACGGCTTCGACGGTGAAACGTGTGGAGTTCTGACTTCGATCCACAATCAATCTCCCGACATAGCTATAGGAGTAAACAAAGCACTCGAGGCGCGGGAGAAAAACCACCTTGAGGACGAATACGACAAGATTGGTGCGGGCGATCAGGGCATGATGTTCGGTTATGCGACGAACGAAACACCCGAATACATGCCCCTTCCGATAGTTCTTGCCCACAAACTTGCGATGAAACTCGCTGAGGTCAGAAAGAAAAAGATTGTACCGTTCCTCAGACCCGACGGCAAGACGCAGGTCACGATCGAGTACGATGAGAACTGGAAGCCCGTGAGGGTTGACACCGTCCTCATATCTGCACAGCATGAGCCCGACGTGACGATCAACGAGCTCAGAGAAGCTCTAATCGAGCATGTCATAAGACCAACGATACCTCAACAGTATTGGTCCGATGAAATAAAGATCCTGGTGAACCCAACCGGTAGGTTCGTGCTCGGAGGTCCGTCGGCGGACACGGGTTTAACGGGCCGAAAGATCATAGTGGACACCTACGGTGGATGGGTGCCACACGGTGGCGGGGCGTTCAGTGGGAAGGATCCTACGAAGGTCGACAGATCCGCCCACTACATGGCCCGCTACGTTGCGAAGAACGTCGTTGCCGCAGGCCTTGCGGATCGTTTCTTGATACAAGTAGCTTACGCGATAGGTAAAGCCAGGCCAGTGTCCCTCATGATAGACACCTTCGGAACGGCAAAAGTGGAAGAAGAAAAGTTGAAGAAGATCATCCTTGAAGTGTTCGATTTCCGTCCTTTGGCGATCATTGAGAAGCTGGATCTGCGCAGGCCTATCTACAGAAAAACTGCGGCTTATGGCCACTTCGGCAGGAACGATCCCGACTTCACTTGGGAGAAGCTCGATGCCGTTGACGAGCTCAAGAGATACTTCAACATGTAG
- a CDS encoding M23 family metallopeptidase, translating to MRKLISLVLIVVSIISMAMFMPPVGGQLLITSSFGEFRGTGNRGPHFHMGADFSTQMRSGVPILAAADGWLVRVEIDEDDIYGNVVVLQHENGFRTLYAHLSGFSEKIKSIIDSVVAEFGRRRIVVEFPERNIWFKAQEVIGYSGQTGEAAQPHCHFEIRNIDETVCYNPSDMLNIPKPADANFTVRGLMIDGERLNYTENEVYRFRGSWPKIAIDAVASVGRNVIGLRSLRLYFNNDLVYHIDFSEIRLEEFNNVWAVYTENSVADGYRYTAYYKLYPDKSSNVVKLNRFPELGQIPSRTNVTIVCEDVWKNEHEVKFVLERR from the coding sequence GTGCGAAAGCTGATCTCACTCGTGCTGATAGTCGTATCGATCATCTCTATGGCGATGTTCATGCCACCCGTTGGCGGACAACTTCTGATCACTTCGAGTTTCGGAGAGTTCCGCGGAACGGGAAACAGGGGCCCACACTTTCACATGGGGGCCGACTTTTCCACGCAGATGCGTTCAGGAGTTCCGATACTTGCAGCGGCTGATGGCTGGCTCGTTAGGGTCGAGATCGACGAAGACGATATCTACGGAAACGTTGTTGTATTACAGCACGAGAATGGTTTTCGAACCCTGTACGCACATTTGAGCGGTTTTTCAGAGAAGATCAAGAGCATCATCGACAGCGTTGTCGCTGAATTTGGGAGGAGAAGGATCGTGGTGGAATTTCCAGAGAGGAACATTTGGTTCAAAGCTCAAGAAGTGATAGGCTATTCTGGACAGACGGGCGAGGCGGCCCAGCCTCACTGTCATTTCGAGATCAGAAACATCGACGAGACCGTTTGCTACAATCCTTCTGATATGTTGAACATTCCCAAACCTGCGGACGCGAACTTCACCGTCAGAGGTTTAATGATAGACGGAGAAAGGTTGAACTATACCGAGAACGAAGTGTACAGATTCCGTGGTAGTTGGCCAAAGATCGCGATCGATGCGGTCGCGAGCGTGGGCAGGAACGTCATTGGTCTCAGATCCCTAAGACTTTATTTCAACAACGATCTGGTTTACCACATCGACTTCAGTGAAATACGTCTCGAAGAGTTCAACAACGTTTGGGCGGTGTATACCGAAAATTCTGTGGCAGATGGATACAGATACACCGCTTACTACAAACTGTATCCGGACAAGAGCAGCAATGTTGTGAAGCTGAACAGATTCCCCGAACTGGGTCAGATTCCCTCGAGAACGAACGTGACTATAGTCTGTGAAGACGTGTGGAAAAACGAGCACGAAGTGAAATTCGTTCTGGAAAGAAGGTAG
- the hflX gene encoding GTPase HflX produces the protein MLTIENSETSCEELVSLLANIGAEVVELIKQKREFPDSRFYLGRGRIESIAEKIAHLGIDYVVVDSELTPVQAKNLEKILKVPVRDRTQVILDVFAKHATTREGKIQVELARLQYELPRLVGEGKSLSRLGGGVGTRGPGEPRLEERRRRIHERIAELRKELQELRKNREQQRKLRLDSGLATVSIVGYTNAGKSCLLATLSSDRSILVSGKLFSTLAPVVRRVKLPDGRVVLFKDTVGFIRKVPHSIIEAFKSTLEEISYSDLIILLADVSDPEVVQKIEVAEDVLSELQAEKIPRLLVFNKIDLLSKESLERLSDAYPSAIFISALKGEGIDLLLEEVSRLLGKSETEREFFIDAKRLHLLEKYREKITIKRSIFTDEGVVVRIRAREGMLKKLATLLDGGMEACES, from the coding sequence ATGCTGACAATAGAAAACAGTGAGACGTCCTGTGAGGAACTGGTGAGTCTCTTGGCAAACATTGGTGCAGAAGTCGTTGAACTGATCAAACAGAAGCGCGAGTTTCCCGACTCGCGCTTTTATCTTGGACGTGGAAGAATTGAGTCCATAGCGGAGAAGATCGCCCATTTAGGTATCGACTACGTCGTGGTCGACAGTGAACTCACACCAGTTCAGGCGAAGAATCTCGAGAAGATCCTCAAAGTGCCGGTCAGGGACAGGACCCAGGTCATCTTGGACGTGTTTGCGAAGCATGCGACAACGAGGGAAGGAAAAATTCAGGTTGAGCTCGCACGACTTCAGTACGAGCTACCGAGGCTTGTTGGTGAAGGAAAAAGTCTTTCGAGACTCGGGGGAGGCGTGGGAACCAGGGGACCTGGTGAACCAAGGCTCGAAGAAAGGCGAAGACGAATACACGAGAGGATCGCTGAGTTGAGAAAGGAACTGCAGGAGCTCAGAAAGAACAGAGAGCAACAGCGAAAACTGCGTTTGGACAGTGGGCTTGCCACGGTATCGATAGTGGGCTACACGAACGCCGGGAAATCCTGTCTGCTCGCCACGCTTTCCTCAGACCGATCCATACTGGTGAGTGGAAAATTGTTCAGCACTCTCGCACCCGTTGTGAGGCGTGTTAAACTGCCAGACGGAAGAGTCGTTCTGTTCAAGGATACCGTCGGTTTCATAAGAAAAGTGCCACACTCGATCATAGAGGCTTTCAAGTCCACCTTGGAGGAGATTTCGTATTCGGACCTCATAATCTTGCTTGCCGATGTTTCGGATCCAGAAGTTGTTCAGAAAATCGAGGTTGCCGAGGATGTTCTGAGCGAGCTTCAAGCTGAGAAGATTCCGCGACTGCTGGTTTTCAACAAGATAGATTTGCTTTCTAAGGAAAGCCTCGAGCGTTTGTCCGATGCCTATCCGTCAGCAATATTCATAAGCGCCCTGAAGGGAGAAGGTATCGATCTGCTCCTCGAAGAGGTCTCCCGATTGCTGGGAAAAAGCGAGACCGAGAGGGAATTCTTTATCGATGCAAAGCGCTTGCATCTGTTAGAGAAGTACCGCGAAAAGATAACGATTAAAAGAAGTATCTTCACCGATGAGGGCGTTGTTGTTAGAATAAGAGCTCGCGAGGGTATGTTGAAAAAACTTGCCACGCTACTCGATGGAGGGATGGAAGCGTGCGAAAGCTGA
- the hfq gene encoding RNA chaperone Hfq, which produces MAEKFNLQDRFLNTLRTSKIEVKVYLVNGFQTKGIIRSFDSYTILLENENQQSLIYKHAISTIMPTSFVRLVKTEQKEKEEASQAQPDGSDE; this is translated from the coding sequence ATGGCAGAGAAGTTCAATCTTCAGGACAGGTTTCTCAACACTCTACGCACCAGCAAGATCGAAGTCAAAGTTTACCTGGTGAACGGTTTTCAAACCAAAGGGATCATTCGTTCTTTCGACAGTTACACGATCTTGCTGGAGAACGAGAACCAGCAGAGTCTCATCTACAAGCACGCGATAAGCACGATAATGCCAACATCGTTCGTCAGGCTTGTGAAAACCGAACAGAAGGAAAAGGAGGAAGCATCACAGGCTCAACCAGATGGTTCGGACGAATGA
- the miaA gene encoding tRNA (adenosine(37)-N6)-dimethylallyltransferase MiaA — translation MIVVTGPTGVGKTNIAIELALRLNAEIVSVDSRQIYRFMDIGTAKPTLEQRRLVPHHLIDIVSPDEYYSVYNFRNDALKTISQIRARGKIPLLVGGTGLYIDALTRGIFEGAPRNEQLRQELLEKESREPGRLRKMLEGIDPEAASRIHVNDLKRTIRALEVWFQTGCTISQLQRASKPSGNFTIVVLTRDRRELYDRINERVERMIEEGLVEEVKSLLKMGYSKDLNALKTIGYQEVIDYLEGKESFERTVEKIKRNTRHFARRQIIWFRRYCDATWLNASDEKVLEKLMEMVSEDAQKNS, via the coding sequence ATGATCGTAGTCACCGGTCCAACCGGTGTCGGTAAGACAAACATTGCGATCGAACTGGCATTGCGCTTGAACGCAGAGATAGTCTCGGTTGACTCGAGACAAATCTATAGGTTCATGGACATAGGAACAGCCAAGCCAACATTGGAGCAGAGACGACTCGTACCTCATCACCTGATCGACATTGTTTCTCCGGACGAATACTACAGTGTTTACAACTTCAGGAACGATGCTTTGAAAACGATCTCACAGATAAGAGCAAGAGGAAAGATACCCTTGTTAGTTGGGGGAACTGGTCTCTACATCGATGCACTGACGAGAGGTATCTTCGAAGGCGCACCTCGCAACGAGCAACTCAGGCAAGAGCTTTTGGAGAAAGAATCCAGAGAACCTGGTCGGTTGAGGAAAATGCTTGAGGGAATCGATCCTGAGGCAGCAAGCAGGATCCACGTGAACGATCTGAAACGCACGATCAGAGCACTCGAGGTTTGGTTTCAAACAGGATGCACCATATCGCAGCTTCAGAGGGCCTCCAAACCTTCTGGAAACTTCACGATAGTCGTTTTGACAAGAGATCGCAGAGAACTTTATGATAGAATTAACGAGAGAGTAGAAAGGATGATCGAAGAGGGCCTCGTCGAAGAGGTAAAATCTCTCTTGAAAATGGGATACTCGAAGGATCTGAACGCTCTCAAAACCATAGGCTATCAGGAAGTCATCGACTATCTTGAAGGGAAGGAAAGTTTCGAAAGGACTGTGGAAAAGATTAAACGCAACACGAGGCATTTTGCCAGAAGACAGATCATCTGGTTCAGAAGATATTGCGATGCGACCTGGCTGAATGCGAGTGATGAGAAGGTTCTTGAGAAACTCATGGAGATGGTGAGTGAAGATGCACAGAAAAATTCGTGA
- a CDS encoding class I SAM-dependent methyltransferase — MIFVTTSHKPTKEQALKAKQLAQELNLPYIPRRSFRDLLEVVGNDYCYVVESDRIVVKYREGSLFFHPSTAKVRMRNVRKGLKDHLIECLQLKGNEWILDTTFGLGAEAILMAGFLKDGKVVGLEASTPIYIVVREGLKNYRDKEDWVNDAMRRIEILNIDYRKYFANCSDDSFDIVYCDPMFENPVYESSSMNPLRPFAVYDTVTDEDIEEMLRVARKRVVLKAHAFDSLFDRIRVDRITGSRKSQVLYGVIEKK, encoded by the coding sequence ATGATCTTCGTTACGACTTCTCATAAGCCGACGAAAGAGCAGGCGCTGAAAGCCAAGCAACTCGCACAGGAATTGAACTTACCGTACATACCGCGAAGAAGCTTTCGCGATCTATTGGAGGTTGTTGGGAACGATTACTGCTACGTTGTCGAATCGGACAGGATCGTTGTTAAGTACCGAGAAGGATCGCTGTTCTTTCACCCATCCACTGCCAAAGTGAGAATGAGGAACGTCAGGAAGGGACTCAAAGATCACCTGATTGAGTGTCTGCAACTTAAAGGAAACGAGTGGATTCTGGACACAACTTTTGGTCTCGGCGCCGAAGCCATACTCATGGCCGGTTTCCTGAAAGACGGCAAAGTCGTTGGCTTGGAAGCTTCTACGCCCATATACATCGTCGTGAGGGAGGGCCTGAAGAATTACAGAGACAAGGAAGACTGGGTGAACGACGCGATGAGAAGAATAGAAATTTTGAACATCGACTACAGAAAGTATTTTGCCAATTGCTCGGACGATTCTTTCGACATCGTTTACTGCGATCCAATGTTCGAGAATCCCGTTTACGAATCTTCCTCAATGAACCCGTTGAGACCTTTCGCCGTCTATGATACTGTGACAGATGAAGATATCGAAGAGATGTTGCGTGTCGCACGTAAAAGAGTGGTTCTGAAAGCACACGCCTTCGATTCGTTGTTCGACAGGATAAGAGTCGATCGAATAACTGGCAGCAGGAAAAGCCAGGTCCTGTATGGAGTGATCGAAAAGAAATGA
- a CDS encoding carbohydrate ABC transporter permease has product MRRPLSSFLIYTLLSIGAVVMLMPFAWMVSTSFKTRSEVERWPPIWTSKNFSRTWHLKTNVSRGSIGGLDWKGLTLREALVLVQSETEKNVLRIQIDDDPVYRGTMTISFPTDAGFLRGKLESSVFEEFSSALVKNTKQKEVLQILDESSDAETFFSRFFALYLHGKDAYLDRRNYVELVEKTANSSIEQIEILSRYVSRIPEDNRSEFSKFMESVKKACADVVGSVTIFKKGKTAILDLTEMDSIRRELNVWMEKLDTVNLSEPLRNNPVIRLYEQRVLETVRTVLDRLETYLFVHDFFQSVQKERVGSVVVKFRFMDEREKKDEFLLSLNQIDVPEELKAIVEQELNRSLDGLAERVEKRIDEKLYSEFLTFGIESIRVYVQQMKQLGSQLLNLLNSKSLSLQAFEDAESLKQWLRSQDSMAAALVLGRMEQLTQNVEENEFFEALKKVCSEIDTIGKLRSLQSRVQSLMKIVQAPDFVNEARLKQNQTIELVLRDVDPVYLEDERYDVRVDYTFGEILGNVFHNYVAAWRSAPFGIYYINTVFVSTVTTVVEIILCAMAAYAFALMSFPGKGLIFSLFLSTMMIPGEVLLVPNFITISRLGWIDTYYALIIPWIVSVFAIFLLRQHFLTLPRELQDAAKIDGCSHWRFLWTVVVPLSKPAIVTSALLKFVGSWNAFLWVLIVTNKDKFRTLPVGLQTFSTDVGTVYNMLMAAATFSILPIIVLFLFTQRYFVQGIARTGLK; this is encoded by the coding sequence ATGAGACGTCCGTTGAGTAGTTTTCTGATTTACACCTTGCTCTCGATAGGTGCTGTGGTGATGCTCATGCCGTTTGCGTGGATGGTCTCCACGTCTTTCAAAACGCGGAGCGAGGTGGAACGCTGGCCTCCGATCTGGACGAGCAAGAATTTTTCCAGAACGTGGCATTTGAAAACCAACGTGTCACGAGGTTCCATCGGTGGTCTGGATTGGAAGGGTTTGACGCTGAGAGAAGCGCTCGTGCTCGTTCAGAGTGAGACGGAAAAGAATGTCTTACGAATTCAGATAGACGATGATCCCGTGTACAGGGGTACGATGACGATTTCTTTCCCAACAGATGCGGGGTTCCTTCGTGGCAAACTGGAGAGTAGCGTGTTCGAAGAGTTTTCCAGCGCTCTGGTGAAAAACACAAAACAGAAAGAAGTGTTGCAAATTCTCGACGAGAGCTCCGACGCAGAAACTTTCTTCAGCAGATTCTTCGCTCTGTATTTGCACGGAAAAGATGCGTATCTCGATCGGAGAAACTACGTCGAGCTGGTCGAAAAAACAGCGAATTCTTCCATCGAACAGATCGAGATTCTATCACGCTATGTGTCGAGGATACCCGAAGATAACAGGAGCGAATTTTCTAAGTTCATGGAATCGGTTAAGAAAGCCTGCGCAGACGTCGTTGGATCTGTGACGATCTTCAAGAAGGGAAAGACAGCGATTCTGGATCTAACGGAAATGGATAGTATCCGTCGTGAACTGAACGTTTGGATGGAGAAGCTCGACACCGTCAACCTGAGTGAACCATTAAGGAACAATCCCGTGATCCGGCTCTACGAACAGAGAGTCTTGGAAACGGTTCGAACCGTGCTGGATCGACTCGAGACTTATCTGTTCGTGCATGATTTCTTCCAGTCGGTTCAGAAAGAACGTGTTGGCTCAGTCGTTGTGAAGTTCAGATTCATGGATGAACGAGAAAAGAAAGACGAATTTTTGTTGTCTCTAAACCAGATCGATGTGCCAGAAGAACTGAAAGCGATCGTTGAGCAGGAGCTGAACAGATCTCTGGATGGGCTTGCAGAAAGAGTGGAAAAGAGAATCGACGAAAAACTGTACTCCGAGTTTCTCACTTTCGGAATTGAGAGCATTAGAGTCTACGTTCAGCAAATGAAACAGTTGGGTTCACAGCTGTTGAACCTTTTGAATTCGAAATCTTTGAGTCTTCAAGCTTTCGAGGATGCTGAAAGCTTGAAACAGTGGTTGCGATCACAAGACAGCATGGCTGCAGCTTTAGTGCTGGGTAGGATGGAGCAGTTGACTCAGAATGTGGAAGAAAACGAATTCTTCGAAGCTTTGAAGAAAGTGTGCAGTGAGATAGACACGATAGGCAAGCTCAGATCGCTCCAATCAAGGGTTCAAAGCCTGATGAAGATCGTCCAGGCTCCCGATTTCGTCAACGAGGCGAGATTGAAACAGAACCAGACGATAGAACTCGTGCTGCGAGACGTTGATCCGGTTTATCTCGAGGATGAGCGTTACGATGTGCGGGTGGATTACACGTTCGGAGAAATCCTTGGCAATGTCTTTCACAATTACGTTGCCGCTTGGCGGAGCGCACCGTTTGGTATCTACTACATCAACACCGTGTTCGTCTCGACCGTGACCACAGTCGTTGAGATTATCCTCTGTGCCATGGCAGCGTATGCGTTCGCTTTGATGAGTTTTCCGGGTAAAGGATTGATCTTCAGCTTGTTTTTGAGTACGATGATGATACCTGGAGAAGTTCTGCTTGTTCCAAACTTCATAACGATTTCGAGGCTCGGTTGGATTGATACCTACTATGCGCTCATAATACCGTGGATCGTGAGTGTCTTTGCGATCTTTTTGCTCAGACAGCATTTTCTGACGCTTCCCAGAGAACTGCAGGACGCTGCCAAGATAGACGGCTGTTCCCACTGGAGGTTCCTCTGGACAGTGGTCGTTCCTTTGTCGAAACCCGCGATCGTGACATCCGCACTCTTGAAGTTCGTTGGAAGCTGGAACGCGTTCTTGTGGGTGCTCATCGTGACCAACAAGGACAAGTTCAGAACGCTGCCTGTTGGCCTTCAAACCTTCAGCACGGACGTCGGCACGGTGTACAACATGCTCATGGCCGCTGCCACCTTCTCGATCCTGCCGATAATCGTGCTGTTTCTTTTCACGCAGCGGTACTTCGTTCAGGGTATCGCAAGGACGGGTTTGAAGTGA
- a CDS encoding carbohydrate ABC transporter permease, with product MKRRVREALLAYLFLVPSFLILGTFVFWPVAFSFVLSFFRWDFRNMRNPVFAGFENYREIFRFFPPMDHSFAEALLWTCFLIFVSMFIVVALYGAVRKSKVAWFLLVVSILLYVFNESIFRTFVLGLCLLLFIFTVLRTKQYLSRHIPGLIAGVMGSVTLMLAFDTRFYTVIDFLLEGRDRNLFVKAMFNTFYYVVLTVPITIGLALGIALMLNSNIKLRAFFRTAYFVPFVTSVVAISLVWRWIFDDAYGLLNYFLSFFNVQKIAWLKDERWTIPTIAIVSIWRTVGYNAVIFLAGLQSIDRSYYEAAEVDGASVGQKFLYITWPLLSPTTFFLLIVSLINAFKVFTEIYVLYSGLPGPYNNSGLTMVYYVFDRFYVQQRMGIACAAAYVLFAIILLFTLIQFKVGRSVVEYVS from the coding sequence GTGAAGAGAAGGGTCCGCGAGGCGTTGCTGGCCTATCTGTTCTTGGTGCCATCGTTCTTGATTTTGGGCACGTTCGTGTTCTGGCCCGTTGCCTTTTCGTTCGTTCTCAGCTTCTTCAGATGGGATTTCAGGAACATGAGAAATCCTGTTTTTGCAGGATTCGAGAATTACAGGGAAATATTCAGGTTCTTTCCACCGATGGACCACAGCTTCGCGGAGGCTCTTCTTTGGACGTGCTTTTTGATCTTCGTTTCGATGTTTATCGTCGTTGCGTTGTATGGCGCCGTCAGAAAAAGTAAAGTGGCGTGGTTTCTTCTGGTCGTATCGATTCTTCTCTACGTTTTCAATGAGTCGATCTTTCGAACCTTCGTCCTTGGTCTTTGCCTGTTGCTTTTCATCTTTACAGTTTTGAGGACCAAACAATATCTTTCCAGGCACATTCCGGGTTTGATTGCGGGTGTCATGGGTTCGGTAACGCTCATGCTCGCGTTCGACACACGTTTTTACACCGTCATCGATTTCTTGTTAGAGGGTAGGGACAGAAATCTCTTCGTGAAGGCAATGTTCAACACGTTTTACTACGTAGTGCTCACCGTTCCTATCACGATTGGCCTGGCGCTCGGGATCGCGTTGATGCTGAACTCGAACATCAAACTCAGAGCTTTCTTTAGAACCGCATATTTCGTACCCTTCGTGACCTCCGTTGTGGCCATATCGCTCGTGTGGAGATGGATCTTCGACGACGCGTACGGTTTGCTGAACTACTTTCTTTCGTTCTTCAACGTTCAGAAGATCGCGTGGTTGAAGGACGAACGGTGGACGATTCCCACCATCGCCATCGTGTCCATCTGGAGAACCGTTGGCTACAATGCGGTGATCTTTCTTGCAGGTCTTCAGAGCATCGATCGTTCTTACTACGAGGCTGCGGAAGTTGATGGAGCCAGCGTTGGCCAGAAGTTTCTCTACATAACTTGGCCTCTGCTCAGTCCCACCACCTTTTTCTTGCTGATTGTGTCTCTGATAAACGCGTTCAAAGTCTTCACAGAAATCTATGTGTTGTACAGTGGCTTACCCGGGCCATACAACAACAGTGGCCTGACCATGGTCTATTACGTCTTCGACAGATTTTACGTTCAGCAGCGAATGGGCATAGCGTGCGCGGCTGCATACGTATTGTTCGCAATAATTCTTCTTTTCACACTGATCCAGTTCAAGGTCGGCAGGAGCGTTGTGGAGTACGTGTCATGA
- the hslU gene encoding ATP-dependent protease ATPase subunit HslU, whose amino-acid sequence MTNFDELTPKQIVAELDKYIVGQHQAKRAVAIAIRNRIRRQKLPEKWQKEVLPKNILMIGPTGVGKTEIARRLAQLSGSPFLKVEATRFTEIGYVGKNVESMIRDLVEISVNMVKKEMMEQVREKAEAMVEERILDALVPESRKPQPLGLMGLFGMQQQPQQSVEERRLIRQKREEMRQKLRSGELENEMIEIEIEKEATPFMGIVGSGELEDLGIDLSNMLGSLLPKTKQKKRLTVAEARKVLLPIEAEKLLDLDKVVQEALDRAQNRGIIFIDELDKIAVKSSGSGPDVSRQGVQRDLLPIVEGTTIMTKYGPVRTDYILFIGSGAFHMSRPSDLMPELQGRFPIRVELSPLSQKDFVRILTEPENAITKQYQALLAVEGIELIFTQDGVEEIARIAYDLNQRLENIGARRLYTVVEKVLEDIAFEAPDVSEKSIVVDAKYVKEKIGAIAADEDLSSYIL is encoded by the coding sequence ATGACGAACTTCGATGAACTGACCCCGAAACAAATAGTGGCGGAGCTCGACAAGTACATAGTTGGCCAGCATCAAGCAAAACGTGCCGTTGCGATAGCCATAAGAAACCGCATAAGACGGCAGAAGTTACCAGAGAAGTGGCAAAAAGAAGTGCTTCCCAAGAACATCCTCATGATAGGTCCCACGGGCGTTGGAAAAACGGAGATTGCAAGAAGACTCGCGCAACTCTCTGGTTCTCCCTTTCTCAAAGTGGAAGCAACCAGGTTCACGGAGATAGGATACGTGGGAAAGAACGTTGAATCGATGATAAGAGATCTGGTCGAAATAAGTGTGAACATGGTCAAGAAGGAAATGATGGAACAAGTCAGAGAGAAGGCTGAAGCGATGGTGGAAGAGAGAATCTTAGATGCTCTGGTGCCAGAAAGCAGGAAACCTCAGCCTCTCGGATTGATGGGACTTTTTGGCATGCAGCAGCAACCACAGCAGAGTGTCGAGGAAAGAAGGTTGATCAGACAGAAACGGGAAGAAATGAGGCAGAAACTGAGAAGTGGGGAACTGGAAAACGAAATGATCGAGATCGAGATCGAGAAAGAAGCCACACCTTTCATGGGAATCGTTGGATCCGGAGAGCTGGAAGATCTCGGTATCGATCTGAGCAACATGCTCGGTAGTCTGCTGCCGAAGACGAAGCAGAAAAAAAGGCTCACCGTTGCCGAAGCGCGTAAAGTTCTTTTGCCCATCGAAGCTGAGAAGCTTTTAGACCTGGACAAGGTCGTTCAAGAGGCGCTCGATAGGGCTCAGAACAGAGGTATAATCTTTATAGACGAACTCGACAAGATAGCGGTCAAATCTTCAGGCAGTGGACCGGACGTTTCAAGACAGGGTGTTCAGAGAGACCTTCTGCCCATCGTCGAGGGTACAACGATCATGACGAAGTACGGGCCCGTTAGGACGGATTACATACTCTTCATAGGTTCCGGTGCGTTCCACATGAGCAGGCCATCGGATTTGATGCCGGAGCTTCAAGGTCGATTCCCCATTCGAGTTGAACTTTCACCACTGAGCCAGAAAGATTTTGTGAGGATACTCACCGAACCAGAGAACGCAATTACCAAACAGTACCAGGCCCTGCTGGCAGTTGAGGGTATCGAACTGATTTTCACACAGGACGGGGTAGAAGAGATAGCCAGGATTGCGTATGACCTCAACCAGAGACTCGAGAACATCGGAGCGCGAAGGCTGTACACAGTCGTGGAGAAAGTGCTCGAAGACATCGCCTTCGAGGCTCCCGATGTTTCTGAAAAGAGCATCGTCGTCGACGCGAAATACGTGAAGGAAAAGATCGGGGCCATAGCTGCGGACGAGGACCTGAGCTCTTACATCTTGTGA